A window of Desulfurellaceae bacterium genomic DNA:
CTCCCATCACACCGACATTGGCGGCCGCTTTCCGGGCGGCTTCAGCAGCCAGTGTTCGGAGACCTTTGAGGAAGGGCTGAGGCTGCCGGTCGTCAAGCTGTACCAGGCTGGAGAGCGCAACGACGCCCTGCTGGATACGATTATGGCCAATGTCCGGGTGCCGGACGAGTGGCTGGGCGATGTCGAAGCCAAGATCGCCGGCTGCTGGCGGGGGGAACAGGAACTCCGCACCCTGCTCGACAAATACGGTTTGCCGACCTACCAGTCCTCGTGTGACTATCTGATCGACTACGCCGAGCGGGCAACGCGAGCCGCCCTGCGCGAGATTGAGCCCGGAGAATATGTCCACGAAGACGTGTTCGAGGACGACGGCTTTGGCACAGATAGTGCGGCGCTGGCTCTGAAGCTGACCCTGCGGATTGCCGGAGACACGCTGACTGCGGATTTCACCGGCACCAGTCCCCAGGCCAGAGGCGCGATCAACCTGCCGCTCAGCATGACCAAGGCGACGGTCTTTGGGGCGGTCAAGAGCATCGTCAGTCCGGATGTCCTGCCCAACGTCGGTTTTGTTCGGCCCATCAGCGTGGTCGCCGAGCCCGGCTCCCTGGTCAACCCGCAGTTTCCGGCTGCGGTGGGCGGTCGGGCGCCGCTGTTTTTTCGCGTGTTCGATATGCTGTTTCGGGCTCTGGCCAAGGCCCTGCCCGAGCGCGTGCCCATTCCGGGCGAGGGCGGCGATGTGTTGCACCTGACCGGGCAGAAGGCCGACGGCACGCCGTACGCGATGATGGATATCTTCTTTGGCGGCTGGGGCGGACGCCCCCGCAAAGACGGCATTGACGGTGTCGCGCCCATGTCGTTTGGCTCCTACGGCACGATTCCGGCCGAATTGCTCGAGCGTGAGTATCCGGTTGTTGTTGACGGCTTTGGCTATGTGCCGGATACGGCCGGACCGGGCAAGTATCGGGGGTCCTTATCGATCTACAAGCAGTGGCGTTTTCTGCAGCCGGGCAAGGCCATGGTCCGCACCAACCGACTGTTGCGGGCGTCTGAGGGCATGGCCGGCGGCCAGCCGGGCGGCCTGTCGACCAACATCCTGAACTCGGGCGATGCGAGTCAGGAACTGCCGCGCAAGGCGCACATGCATCTCGACGTGCGGCCGGGCGACAGCATCTACCATGTGGTGTGCGCGTCCGGCGGCCACGGCGATCCCTTCGAGCGCGAGCCCGAGAAGGTGCTGGCCGATGTCAAAGACGAGAAGCTGACGATTGCCGGAGCGCGTGAGCAGTACGGGGTAGTGATCGATCCCCGAGCTGGTACGGTCGACTGGGAGCAGACGCGGGCCGTGCGTCGGGCGCGTCTCGAACCGGTGGCTGCGGCCGATTAAAACAGGAGGAGCCGATGGAAGACCAACTCATTGCCTGGCACTTCGACTGCACCGAGCCAGTGGCGAGTGTTGACGCGCCGACCGTCAGCCTCGGTCTGACGGTGTCCACCGCCAGAGTGTTGCGCGGCTTGGAACACTTTTGGGGAAAAGAGTATACGGCCTGGACGTGTAGTACCCGGGGCAAGCTGGAGTTTCCGCCCCGGCCGTGGCAGTGCGCCTGTCAGGTGCGGTTTTTCGCGGCCGACACCTCTGCCCAGGAGCGGGAGCTGGTGTTACTCCTCGCCCATCGACAGGCGGTGATCCGGGCCTTCGACGTGCTGATGGGTAGGCCGTTTGCCGCAGCCGTGCTGGCCATGATCTCCCGCAAGCGGGCTACGAGCTAGCCCGAGCAAGCCGGGACACACCCGATGTCCGAGCCGTCTCCGGCCCGAACCGCCCTGCACTGGGGGGGCTATGATCCCGAGGTGCGGGATGGGCGTCTTGTCGCCCTGCATCCTATCCCGCAGGATCCCGATCCCTCTCCGCTCGGCCGCTCGTACGTGACAAGCGTTGACGATGAGCTGCGCATCCGCCAGCCGATGATCCGGGCCGGTTGGTTTGAGCACGAGCCCGGCCGTGGCAGGCGAGGCGCCGAGCCGTTTGTCGCTGTGGACTGGGACCGAGCGCTCGACGTGGTGGCGGGCGAGCTGACCCGGGTCCGCCAGACCTACGGCAATCGGGCCATCTATGGTGGCTCCTACGGCTGGGGCAGTGCGGGTGCGTTCCACTTTCCGGCCGCTCAGCTCCAGCGCTTTCTCGGTCTGTTCGGCGGCTTTGTCCGCTCGGTGAACACCTATAGTACGGCGGCCGGCGATGTCATCATGCCGTATGTGGCGGGCAACTTCTTCCGCTTTCTGATTGACCAGGCGTCGTGGCCGACCATTGCCGCCCACTCAGAACTTGTTGTGATGTTTGGCGGGGTGCCGCTGAAGAATACCCAGATCAGCTACGGCGGAGTGGTGCGTCACCGAACCGCCGACGGTCTGCGGGCGTGTCAACGGGCGGGCGTCGAGTTCGTGTATGTGGGGCCGGTCAAAGACGACGCGGCCGATTTTCTGGGAGCCGAGTGGCTCACCCCGCGTCCGAATACGGATGTGGCCCTGATGCTGGGCTTGGCCCACACCCTGATCGCCGAGGGGCTGCACGATGCGGATTTTCTGGCCCGTTGCTGTGTCGGGTTTGAAAAGTTTCGGCCCTATCTGATGGGGGACACCGACGGTCAGGCCAAAGACGCCGACTGGGCGGCTTCCATGACCGGGATCAAGGCCCAGACGATCCGGAGGCTGGCACGTCGTATGGCGGCCAAGCGGACGCTGATCACGGCCTCGTGGTCGCTCCAGCGGGCGGATCACGGTGAGCAGCCGTTCTGGATGCTGGTCAGCCTAGCCGCCATCCTGGGCCAGATCGGTCTGCCGGGCGGTGGATTCGGCTATGGATACGGCTCGGTCTCTACCGTTGGGGCGCACACCAATCGGCTCAACTGGGCGGTGCTGGATCGGGGCACGAATCCGGTCGAGGAGATTATCCCGGTCGCCCGTATCGCCGACATGCTGCTGAACCCCGGCGACCTGTTCGCCTATAATGGCGAGCACTATCTCTACCCCGATATTCGGCTCGTTTACTGGGCTGGGGGCAATGTGTTCCATCACCACCAGGATCTGAACCGGCTGCTGCGGGCCTGGCAGAAGCCGGAGACGATTATCGTCCATGAGCCGTGGTGGACGCCGATGGCGCGGCACGCGGATGTCGTCCTGCCGGCGACCACCCCGCTTGAGCGCAACGATATGGTCAGCACCCCTCGAGACGGCTTTCTGCTGGCCAATAAACGGGCTCTGGCACCGATTGGCGAGGCGCGTAGCGACCATGCGATTTTCGCTGCGGTGGCCGAGCGGCTGGGCTTTGCCGAGCGTTTCACCGAGGGGCGGGACGAGAGGGGCTGGCTGCGTCACCTGTACGGCATCTCACAGCGTCGTGCGGCTGAGCGGGGGGTGCGCATGCCGGAGTTTGACGAGTTCTGGGAGGCGGGTCTGTTTGAGCTGCCCGCTCCGAATCCTGCCCCGCCTTTTCTGGCCGCCTTCCGTGCCGACCCCTGGACGCATCCGTTGACAACGCCGTCGGGAAAAATCGAACTCTGGTCGGCGCGGATCGCCTCCTACGGTTATGACGACTGTCCGCCCCATCCGGTCTGGCTGGAACCGGCCGAGTGGCTGGGGAGCGAGCGGGCCAAACGCTACCCCCTGCATCTGGTCTCGAACCAGCCGGCCACCCGCCTGCACAGCCAGCTCGACCAGGGCGTTGTCAGTCAGGAGGCCAAGGTCGCCGGGCGTGAGCCGGTCTGGATCAACCCTGACGATGCGGCCCGACGCGGGATCCGCGATGGGACGGTGGTCCGGGTGTTCAACGACCGCGGTCAGTGCCTGGCCGGGGCGGTGGTCACGCCCAGGGTCCAGCCGTCGGTCGTCCAACTCGCAACCGGAGCCTGGTACGACCCCTTGGAGCCCGGGGTT
This region includes:
- a CDS encoding hydantoinase B/oxoprolinase family protein, yielding MARSFDPILVEVIKNELASITEEMAIAVWKTGRSAMVKTGDFATAICDGQGRLLGQGYAAPFQLSFFMEMMPYVLDKFGGTFQPGDVVVVNDPYAGVTHMPDVAIIAPAFWHDQLVAFSLAYSHHTDIGGRFPGGFSSQCSETFEEGLRLPVVKLYQAGERNDALLDTIMANVRVPDEWLGDVEAKIAGCWRGEQELRTLLDKYGLPTYQSSCDYLIDYAERATRAALREIEPGEYVHEDVFEDDGFGTDSAALALKLTLRIAGDTLTADFTGTSPQARGAINLPLSMTKATVFGAVKSIVSPDVLPNVGFVRPISVVAEPGSLVNPQFPAAVGGRAPLFFRVFDMLFRALAKALPERVPIPGEGGDVLHLTGQKADGTPYAMMDIFFGGWGGRPRKDGIDGVAPMSFGSYGTIPAELLEREYPVVVDGFGYVPDTAGPGKYRGSLSIYKQWRFLQPGKAMVRTNRLLRASEGMAGGQPGGLSTNILNSGDASQELPRKAHMHLDVRPGDSIYHVVCASGGHGDPFEREPEKVLADVKDEKLTIAGAREQYGVVIDPRAGTVDWEQTRAVRRARLEPVAAAD
- a CDS encoding molybdopterin-dependent oxidoreductase; translated protein: MSEPSPARTALHWGGYDPEVRDGRLVALHPIPQDPDPSPLGRSYVTSVDDELRIRQPMIRAGWFEHEPGRGRRGAEPFVAVDWDRALDVVAGELTRVRQTYGNRAIYGGSYGWGSAGAFHFPAAQLQRFLGLFGGFVRSVNTYSTAAGDVIMPYVAGNFFRFLIDQASWPTIAAHSELVVMFGGVPLKNTQISYGGVVRHRTADGLRACQRAGVEFVYVGPVKDDAADFLGAEWLTPRPNTDVALMLGLAHTLIAEGLHDADFLARCCVGFEKFRPYLMGDTDGQAKDADWAASMTGIKAQTIRRLARRMAAKRTLITASWSLQRADHGEQPFWMLVSLAAILGQIGLPGGGFGYGYGSVSTVGAHTNRLNWAVLDRGTNPVEEIIPVARIADMLLNPGDLFAYNGEHYLYPDIRLVYWAGGNVFHHHQDLNRLLRAWQKPETIIVHEPWWTPMARHADVVLPATTPLERNDMVSTPRDGFLLANKRALAPIGEARSDHAIFAAVAERLGFAERFTEGRDERGWLRHLYGISQRRAAERGVRMPEFDEFWEAGLFELPAPNPAPPFLAAFRADPWTHPLTTPSGKIELWSARIASYGYDDCPPHPVWLEPAEWLGSERAKRYPLHLVSNQPATRLHSQLDQGVVSQEAKVAGREPVWINPDDAARRGIRDGTVVRVFNDRGQCLAGAVVTPRVQPSVVQLATGAWYDPLEPGVPGTLEKHGNPNVLTLDKGTSQLAQGSSAHTALVEVEAYQGVPPPVAVFTPPVVKPRL